A stretch of Mya arenaria isolate MELC-2E11 chromosome 14, ASM2691426v1 DNA encodes these proteins:
- the LOC128218416 gene encoding zymogen granule membrane protein 16-like has product MNAELSIAFAVLCFVTHARSAHTITGGTTIGSDNIGDTLVRFNDRAHWSHGRITAIRMLCGQYLLALSIQYNGQWAPQHGFWNPECATNQTWTPVYSFGPDEWITRASLTGEAYVSSVTFTTNKQQSLETCGIPATSTTSISVLEGGKLEYVTGMSGCYFDRLQLHWSDFGNFIG; this is encoded by the exons ATGAACGCCGAACTTTCGATTGCCTTCGCAGTTCTGTGCTTCGTTACGCACG CAAGATCCGCGCACACTATCACTGGGGGTACTACAATCGGCAGCGACAACATCGGCGACACTCTCGTCCGCTTCAACGACAGGGCTCACTGGAGCCACGGAAGAATCACCGCCATACGAATGCTGTGTGGCCAATACCTGCTTGCCCTGTCGATTCAGTATAACGGGCAGTGGGCACCTCAGCACGGATTCTGGAACCCAGAGTGTGCGACAAACCAAACGTGGACGCCTGTATACAGTTTCGGACCAGACGAATGGATAACGAGAGCGAGTTTGACGGGGGAAGCTTACGTATCTAGTGTCACCTTCACCACAAACAAGCAGCAATCGCTTGAAACATGTGGGATCCCCGCGACATCCACGACGTCAATTTCTGTTCTGGAGGGTGGTAAACTGGAGTATGTCACCGGGATGTCCGGCTGTTACTTCGACCGACTCCAGCTTCACTGGTCCGATTTTGGAAACTTTATtggataa